In Nicotiana tabacum cultivar K326 chromosome 17, ASM71507v2, whole genome shotgun sequence, one DNA window encodes the following:
- the LOC107806183 gene encoding uncharacterized protein LOC107806183: MKGHNRDNCFKLMHCDICRMKGHLKENCYKLIGYPADFKGKKKANAVMGGNSFSDFQQMQQAQAEFQQMQQGSNNMHISQQQRNNKSTIGPFFTQEHYNQILSMLSKTSLNEASANMEGSLHWEGEEDW, from the exons ATGAAAGGTCACAATAGGGACAATTGTTTCAAACTTATGCACTGTGATATTTGCCGAATGAAGGGCCATCTTAAGGAAAACTGCTACAAGTTAATCGGTTACCCTGCTGATTTCAAGGGAAAGAAGAAAGCAAATGCAGTCATGGGAGGTAATTCCTTTTCCGATTTTCAACAAATGCAACAAGCTCAAGCTGAGTTCCAACAAATGCAGCAAGGAAGCAACAACATGCATATCTCACAGCAACAGAGAAATAATAAGTCAACCATAGGACCTTTCTTCACTCAAGAGCATTACAATCAGATCTTATCCATGCTAAGCAAAACTTCTTTGAATGAGGCTAGTGCTAACATGGAAG GATCTCTTCATTGGGAAGGTGAAGAAGATTGGTAA